One window of the Rhipicephalus microplus isolate Deutch F79 chromosome 2, USDA_Rmic, whole genome shotgun sequence genome contains the following:
- the egh gene encoding beta-1,4-mannosyltransferase egh: MQLSSRAKHLLHCCLCVGLILVFEVFTGGIHLWKFSYDDLDPVEQYGWPLTIVLYLMRLLTVLALPQCICNCLGLLLYNAFPEKVRLKGSPLLAPFICIRVVTRGDYPDLVRTNVARNIETCAEVGLENFIVEIVTDKPLGLAKHPRIREVVVPSSYRPKSGALFKARALQYCLEDDVSILGDDDWIVHLDEETLMTEDSVRGILNFALDGKHAFGQGLITYANERVVNWVTTLADSFRVADDMGKLRFQFWAFHRPLFSWKGSYVVTRAGAERKVSFDHGPDGSIAEDCFFSMVAYREGYTFDFIPGEMWEKSPFSFWDFLQQRKRWLQGIFLVVHSSAIPLRHKLFLALALYSWATIPLSTSNLVLAAFWPIPCPVVLNFLCAFVGAMNLYMYIFGVIKSFSLYRMGPVRFFLCLLGALSTIPFNVAIENVAVLWGCFGKKHRFYVVSKQLERPINV; the protein is encoded by the coding sequence ATGCAGCTGAGCAGTCGTGCCAAGCATTTGCTGCACTGTTGTCTCTGCGTGGGTCTGATACTGGTCTTCGAGGTGTTCACGGGAGGCATCCACCTCTGGAAATTCAGCTACGACGATCTGGATCCCGTGGAGCAGTATGGCTGGCCCCTGACAATCGTACTGTACCTGATGCGGTTACTGACGGTGTTAGCGCTGCCCCAGTGCATATGCAACTGTTTAGGCCTGCTGCTGTACAACGCTTTTCCCGAGAAAGTGCGCCTGAAAGGCTCGCCTCTGCTGGCACCTTTCATTTGCATACGCGTGGTTACGCGTGGCGACTACCCCGACCTCGTGAGGACCAACGTCGCGCGGAACATTGAAACCTGTGCTGAAGTTGGTTTGGAGAACTTCATCGTGGAAATCGTCACCGACAAGCCCCTCGGACTGGCTAAACACCCCCGCATTCGTGAAGTGGTGGTGCCGTCCTCCTACCGGCCCAAAAGTGGTGCCCTGTTCAAGGCGCGGGCCCTGCAGTACTGCCTCGAAGACGACGTAAGCATCTTGGGTGACGACGACTGGATTGTGCACTTAGACGAGGAGACCCTAATGACAGAGGACTCTGTACGAGGTATCCTCAACTTTGCCCTGGATGGCAAGCATGCTTTTGGCCAAGGCCTCATCACGTATGCCAATGAGCGTGTGGTCAACTGGGTTACTACCCTTGCGGACAGCTTCCGTGTGGCTGATGACATGGGTAAGCTGCGCTTCCAGTTCTGGGCCTTCCACAGGCCTCTGTTTAGCTGGAAAGGCTCGTACGTTGTGACCCGGGCTGGTGCCGAGCGCAAGGTGTCCTTTGACCACGGCCCAGATGGCTCCATTGCTGAGGACTGCTTCTTCAGCATGGTGGCATACCGTGAGGGCTACACCTTTGACTTCATTCCTGGCGAAATGTGGGAGAAAAGCCCCTTTTCCTTCTGGGATTTCCTGCAGCAGCGCAAGCGCTGGCTGCAAGGCATCTTCCTCGTGGTTCACAGCAGCGCCATTCCCTTGCGCCACAAGTTGTTCCTGGCCCTTGCTCTCTATTCATGGGCAACGATTCCACTAAGCACGTCCAACCTTGTCCTTGCAGCCTTTTGGCCCATCCCATGCCCCGTggtgctcaacttcctgtgtgCCTTCGTCGGGGCGATGAATTTGTACATGTACATATTTGGTGTCATCAAGTCCTTCAGCTTATACCGCATGGGACCTGTGCGCTTCTTTCTCTGTTTGCTGGGAGCTCTGTCCACCATACCTTTCAATGTGGCCATCGAGAATGTGGCTGTCCTCTGGGGATGCTTCGGCAAGAAGCATCGCTTTTATGTAGTTTCAAAACAGCTCGAACGCCCCATCAATGTATGA